The Polynucleobacter sp. TSB-Sco08W16 genome includes a region encoding these proteins:
- the ccoN gene encoding cytochrome-c oxidase, cbb3-type subunit I, whose translation MGLTVGSNQDNFNYKVISQFAIVTVLWGIVGMLVGVILAAQLIWPEITFNIPWLSYGRLRPLHTNAVIFAFGGSALFATSYYIVQRTCQVRLFCDKLAAFTFWGWQAVIVSAAITLPLGITTSKEYAELEWPIDILITVVWVAYAIVFFGTVIKRKTKHIYVSNWFFGAYILTIAVLHIVNNIEMPASLFKSYSAYSGAQDAMIQWWYGHNAVGFFLTTSFLGMMYYFIPKQAERPIYSYRLSIVHFWALNFTYMWAGPHHLQHTSLPDWTQSLGMVFSLILLAPSWGGMINGIMTLSGAWHKLRRDPILKFLVVALSFYGMSTFEGSMMSIKTVNSLSHYTDWTIGHVHSGALGWVAMITIGSLYYLIPRLVGQRDMYSTKLIELHFWIATIGVVIYIAAMWIAGVMQGLMWRAFEPDGTLTYSFVESVKATYPFYVIRLLGGLCYLSGMLIMAYNVYKTVIDKKFIDAPIPQASIAAH comes from the coding sequence ATGGGACTCACCGTGGGGAGTAATCAAGATAACTTCAATTACAAGGTTATCAGTCAATTTGCCATTGTTACCGTGCTCTGGGGAATTGTTGGCATGCTCGTGGGGGTTATTCTTGCGGCGCAGCTCATCTGGCCTGAAATCACTTTCAATATTCCTTGGCTAAGCTATGGTCGTTTGCGCCCATTGCATACCAATGCGGTTATTTTTGCCTTTGGTGGATCGGCATTATTTGCAACCTCTTACTATATTGTGCAAAGAACCTGTCAGGTACGTCTCTTCTGTGACAAGTTGGCAGCATTTACATTCTGGGGTTGGCAAGCAGTGATTGTTTCTGCCGCCATTACATTACCACTGGGTATCACTACTTCTAAAGAGTATGCAGAATTAGAGTGGCCAATTGATATTTTAATTACCGTTGTTTGGGTTGCTTACGCAATTGTCTTCTTTGGCACAGTGATCAAGCGCAAGACAAAACATATTTATGTTTCTAACTGGTTCTTTGGTGCTTATATCCTAACCATTGCAGTCTTGCATATTGTGAACAATATCGAGATGCCCGCAAGTCTTTTTAAGTCTTATTCGGCATACTCAGGCGCACAAGATGCCATGATTCAGTGGTGGTATGGTCACAATGCAGTAGGCTTCTTCTTAACCACCAGCTTCTTGGGCATGATGTACTACTTCATTCCAAAGCAAGCTGAGCGTCCAATCTATTCCTATCGTTTGTCTATCGTTCACTTCTGGGCTTTGAACTTTACGTATATGTGGGCGGGTCCTCACCACCTACAGCACACTTCCTTGCCTGACTGGACTCAGTCCTTAGGCATGGTGTTCTCATTGATTTTGTTGGCGCCATCCTGGGGCGGCATGATCAACGGCATCATGACCTTATCGGGGGCATGGCACAAATTACGTCGCGATCCTATTCTGAAGTTCTTGGTAGTGGCATTGTCTTTCTACGGCATGTCTACCTTCGAAGGTTCGATGATGTCTATTAAGACTGTGAATAGCCTTTCTCATTACACAGACTGGACTATTGGCCATGTTCACTCTGGCGCTTTGGGTTGGGTTGCGATGATCACGATTGGTTCTTTGTACTATCTCATCCCGCGTTTAGTTGGTCAAAGAGATATGTACAGCACCAAGTTAATTGAATTGCATTTCTGGATTGCAACAATTGGCGTAGTAATTTATATCGCTGCGATGTGGATTGCTGGCGTGATGCAGGGCTTGATGTGGAGGGCTTTTGAACCAGACGGTACTTTGACATACAGCTTCGTTGAGTCTGTCAAAGCGACCTATCCTTTCTATGTCATTCGTTTGTTGGGCGGATTGTGCTACCTCAGCGGTATGTTGATCATGGCTTACAACGTTTACAAGACCGTGATTGATAAAAAATTCATTGACGCGCCGATTCCACAAGCGTCCATTGCTGCTCACTAA
- the ccoS gene encoding cbb3-type cytochrome oxidase assembly protein CcoS: MESLFILIPLSLLLVGLLAWILHWSVKSGQFDDLNGPGESILMDDDAPITPKVSKDSQK, translated from the coding sequence ATGGAGAGCCTTTTTATTCTGATTCCTCTATCTCTGCTATTGGTTGGGCTCTTGGCCTGGATTTTGCATTGGTCAGTCAAAAGTGGCCAGTTTGATGACTTAAATGGCCCTGGTGAGTCGATCTTGATGGATGATGATGCTCCAATTACGCCAAAAGTTAGCAAAGACTCTCAAAAGTAG
- a CDS encoding heavy metal translocating P-type ATPase, translating into MNNSIKLTCYHCLSAILPGELIEAELGGVQHQFCCPGCMAIAQTIHGEGLEVFYARRAQSSDKPAAYLAGNEIPERLRPYDDPSLRGRFTRPYGDAGELETTLRLEKIRCAACVWLCEQHLRRLIGVKDVQINYVTQKVIVHFLPEQTSLARLLFEIERIGYEAWPFEPSLSLDRAKRERRQLLTRLGVALLGMMQVMMYAWPTYVGADITPEFEVLLGWTSWALTVPVMVYSAGPIFQAAWRSIQTFKQTRMLGMDVPIALALGLAFIAGTINLIKGSGQSYFDSITMFVAFILAARYVELLARQDAQGGAEALAKQLPATCDRLPHYPASQDFEIVPVVNCNPGEVLRVSPGEVVPADGILIENVSALDESLLTGEAKPVEKKIGDRVYAGTHNILNPLIMRIDAVGQSTRIAGIASLLDQALLAKPVMVSLAEKWAAYFVAFLLLSAFISSAIWLYFDPSQAWTVLVSVLVASCPCALSLAVPTAMAAAQGAVTKLGVLIVRGHVMEGLVKASDLVLDKTGTLTMGQPELQEIINLRQGYSREDALALAAAMEAGQRHPLALSILRAIELENSNPVLLSNPVTNEMGKGLSCGSYRLGSAVWLGLERNTHDGQYGQVHLADEHGLIASFIFLDTPRVGLQHLLRAAQARNITVHLVSGDDPATVAWWANHVGIQHYRGACTPEDKYEYIERLQKEGRFVWAIGDGVNDAPLLARANISIAVGAGAPLAAAGADAILTASSLEPLAKTLALADKAQVIIKENLLWALVYNLLAIPAAMLGLVNPWIAGIGMSLSSLAVTLNAWRLRKA; encoded by the coding sequence ATGAATAACAGCATCAAATTGACCTGTTATCACTGCCTAAGTGCAATTTTGCCTGGCGAGTTGATAGAGGCAGAATTAGGTGGAGTACAGCACCAGTTTTGTTGTCCTGGTTGTATGGCCATTGCGCAAACAATTCATGGAGAAGGTCTGGAGGTCTTCTATGCAAGAAGGGCTCAATCTAGCGATAAGCCTGCTGCATACCTTGCGGGTAATGAAATCCCTGAAAGACTAAGGCCTTATGATGACCCCTCTTTGCGCGGACGTTTTACTAGGCCATATGGTGATGCGGGTGAGTTAGAAACGACATTGCGTCTAGAGAAGATTCGGTGTGCAGCTTGTGTATGGTTGTGTGAACAGCATCTGCGACGCCTGATTGGCGTAAAGGATGTGCAAATAAATTATGTGACCCAAAAAGTCATTGTGCATTTTTTACCCGAGCAAACCAGTTTAGCTAGATTACTTTTTGAGATCGAGCGTATTGGATATGAGGCTTGGCCATTTGAGCCTTCACTCTCACTCGATAGAGCTAAACGAGAAAGGCGTCAATTACTTACTCGCCTTGGTGTCGCTTTACTTGGCATGATGCAGGTGATGATGTACGCGTGGCCTACCTATGTAGGTGCTGATATCACGCCAGAGTTTGAAGTTCTGTTGGGTTGGACAAGCTGGGCTCTAACGGTGCCTGTGATGGTGTACTCAGCAGGCCCCATCTTTCAAGCTGCTTGGCGAAGTATTCAAACCTTCAAGCAGACTCGTATGCTGGGGATGGATGTACCAATTGCCCTAGCTTTAGGTTTGGCATTCATTGCTGGCACGATTAATCTAATTAAGGGGTCTGGTCAAAGTTATTTTGATTCCATCACTATGTTTGTCGCCTTCATCTTGGCTGCGCGTTATGTGGAGTTGCTTGCCAGACAGGATGCACAAGGTGGGGCAGAGGCTTTGGCAAAGCAATTACCAGCAACCTGCGATCGTTTGCCGCATTACCCAGCCTCTCAAGATTTTGAAATTGTTCCAGTAGTTAACTGCAATCCAGGTGAAGTGCTGCGTGTATCGCCGGGCGAAGTGGTTCCTGCGGATGGGATTTTGATTGAAAACGTTAGCGCCCTAGATGAATCGCTGCTAACTGGAGAGGCAAAGCCAGTAGAGAAAAAAATTGGGGATCGCGTTTATGCCGGTACCCACAACATCCTTAATCCACTGATTATGAGAATCGATGCTGTTGGGCAATCTACTCGCATCGCTGGAATTGCTTCTTTACTAGATCAGGCATTACTTGCTAAGCCGGTGATGGTCAGTCTGGCTGAAAAGTGGGCCGCATACTTTGTTGCTTTTTTATTGCTTAGTGCATTTATTTCGTCAGCAATTTGGCTGTACTTTGACCCCAGTCAGGCATGGACCGTTTTAGTTTCAGTGCTAGTGGCAAGTTGTCCATGTGCATTATCACTTGCAGTACCAACTGCAATGGCAGCAGCGCAGGGTGCAGTGACCAAGCTGGGCGTATTGATTGTGCGGGGCCATGTGATGGAGGGCTTGGTAAAAGCAAGCGATCTTGTATTGGATAAGACTGGTACCCTCACAATGGGCCAACCAGAGCTTCAAGAAATTATCAATCTGCGCCAAGGCTATAGTCGTGAAGATGCATTAGCACTTGCGGCAGCAATGGAGGCTGGGCAACGGCATCCATTAGCGCTTTCTATTTTGCGCGCCATAGAGTTAGAGAACTCAAACCCCGTTCTGTTGAGCAATCCCGTTACAAATGAAATGGGCAAAGGCTTAAGTTGTGGTTCTTACCGCCTGGGAAGCGCCGTCTGGCTAGGGTTAGAGCGGAACACGCATGATGGTCAATACGGTCAAGTTCACCTCGCGGATGAACATGGCTTGATTGCAAGCTTTATTTTCTTGGATACGCCAAGAGTGGGGTTACAACATTTACTTCGCGCCGCGCAGGCTAGAAATATTACAGTGCATTTGGTGTCGGGTGACGATCCCGCAACGGTTGCTTGGTGGGCTAATCATGTTGGCATTCAACACTATCGAGGGGCCTGTACCCCTGAAGATAAATATGAATACATTGAGCGCCTACAAAAAGAAGGGCGATTTGTATGGGCAATTGGTGATGGAGTAAATGATGCACCTTTGTTGGCTCGCGCTAATATTTCAATTGCTGTGGGGGCAGGGGCGCCGCTTGCTGCTGCAGGTGCTGATGCCATCCTCACGGCTAGTTCATTAGAGCCATTAGCAAAAACATTGGCGCTGGCTGACAAGGCTCAAGTCATCATTAAAGAAAATTTACTATGGGCACTAGTCTATAACTTGCTAGCTATTCCTGCGGCAATGCTCGGTTTGGTCAATCCGTGGATTGCCGGAATTGGAATGTCACTTTCTTCTCTGGCGGTCACACTCAATGCCTGGCGTTTACGAAAGGCTTAG
- a CDS encoding MFS transporter has protein sequence MRFRSTGYTPLMLLAQTCALLGFACYAVVLKPLQEEWHLSNLQSGLIASAFFFGYMLAVPLATALTDRVDARKVYLVGGLSATSGLLGMCFFASNFWTAMLFMAINGAGLAGTYMPGLKILSDRIQSGELTRHIAFYTAFFGIGTGFSYLCSGWILNAMGWHSVFGIIALGPFSAFLIVLLLIPPLAHEKWSGPIKINIQDLFPVGKWKLVLQDKQAAGFIFGYTAHTLELFASRSWIVAFLAFCVATSGESAFLAITTLAGIINFFGVPSSILGNEVALRIGRQKWVCIVMLASAVLGITLASSTGNSWWLILTLAIAHSIFTMADSATLTAGLVINAKENIKGAAMGLHSLMGFGGGLLGPAIFGFVLDISGSQTSRTAWIWAYSAIVIWGVLFVIYERRNGWAEK, from the coding sequence ATGCGCTTTCGTTCAACTGGTTACACCCCTCTGATGCTACTGGCACAAACCTGTGCTTTATTAGGTTTTGCCTGCTATGCCGTTGTACTTAAGCCTTTGCAGGAGGAGTGGCACCTAAGTAATCTCCAGTCAGGTCTTATTGCCAGCGCTTTTTTCTTTGGATATATGCTCGCTGTACCACTGGCAACAGCATTGACCGATCGAGTAGATGCACGCAAGGTGTATTTGGTGGGAGGGCTCTCTGCGACATCCGGCCTTTTGGGGATGTGTTTCTTTGCCAGTAACTTTTGGACTGCCATGTTATTTATGGCTATTAACGGTGCAGGGCTGGCAGGCACTTATATGCCGGGACTCAAGATTTTGTCTGACCGAATTCAGTCTGGAGAGTTAACGCGGCACATTGCTTTTTATACGGCCTTCTTTGGAATTGGTACAGGCTTCTCTTATTTGTGCTCTGGTTGGATTTTGAATGCCATGGGTTGGCACTCTGTATTTGGCATTATTGCGCTTGGGCCTTTTAGTGCATTCTTGATTGTCTTGTTATTAATTCCTCCACTTGCTCATGAAAAGTGGAGTGGCCCCATCAAGATTAATATCCAAGATTTATTTCCAGTGGGCAAATGGAAATTGGTGTTGCAAGATAAACAAGCCGCTGGATTTATTTTTGGCTATACAGCTCACACCCTTGAGTTATTTGCTTCTCGTAGCTGGATTGTTGCCTTCCTAGCCTTTTGTGTAGCCACCTCAGGAGAGTCAGCTTTTTTAGCGATTACAACATTAGCCGGAATTATTAATTTCTTTGGCGTGCCTTCATCTATATTGGGTAATGAGGTTGCATTACGCATTGGTCGACAAAAGTGGGTCTGTATTGTGATGCTAGCTAGTGCTGTTTTAGGCATTACGCTCGCAAGCTCAACTGGGAATTCATGGTGGCTTATTCTCACTTTGGCAATTGCGCATTCAATCTTCACTATGGCAGACTCAGCTACTTTGACTGCTGGCTTAGTCATTAATGCCAAAGAAAATATCAAGGGTGCTGCAATGGGGTTGCATTCCTTGATGGGCTTTGGTGGCGGTCTTCTAGGCCCTGCCATTTTTGGTTTTGTATTAGATATTTCTGGCTCTCAGACATCGAGAACGGCTTGGATATGGGCGTACTCTGCAATTGTGATTTGGGGCGTACTCTTTGTGATTTATGAGCGCCGTAATGGTTGGGCTGAGAAATAA
- a CDS encoding tripartite tricarboxylate transporter substrate binding protein — MKSTPFLGTGIQILISLFISLTSSIAFADNYPSKPIKAIVPFAPGSTTDQIGRAFATKISEALGQPIIIENRPGANGMIGADFVAKAQPDGYTILFGTNSTNAALKSLVKNLPYNQETAFTPIGYFGSAPLIIAINNDVPAKSLNGFVSLAKADPGKMTFAYASTSQRVSSEMLASAANIKMTGVSYKSGPNAMTDLIGGQVNMFTSDFGVSLPQVQAGKIRGLAVTSLKRSPAIPELPTVNEALGIKNYELIAFFAAFGPAGMPKDAVIKLNKAINDAAKSKDLVERLSTMGFETQPGTPEALGQKIKLETAKWAKAIKEAGMEPE, encoded by the coding sequence ATGAAAAGCACGCCCTTCCTAGGTACTGGGATTCAGATCTTAATAAGCCTATTTATCAGCCTCACTAGCTCGATAGCGTTTGCCGATAACTACCCCTCCAAACCAATTAAGGCAATTGTTCCATTTGCACCAGGTAGCACTACCGATCAAATTGGACGAGCCTTCGCCACCAAAATATCCGAAGCGCTAGGGCAGCCCATCATCATTGAAAATCGACCTGGGGCTAATGGCATGATTGGAGCTGATTTCGTAGCTAAAGCTCAGCCTGACGGTTACACAATATTATTTGGAACCAACAGTACAAATGCAGCTCTTAAAAGTTTGGTTAAAAATTTGCCCTACAACCAAGAGACTGCATTCACTCCTATTGGCTACTTTGGCTCAGCGCCGCTCATTATTGCCATCAACAACGACGTTCCTGCAAAATCTCTTAATGGGTTTGTATCGCTCGCCAAAGCAGATCCTGGAAAAATGACCTTTGCATATGCAAGCACCTCGCAACGGGTATCGTCTGAGATGCTGGCCAGTGCTGCCAACATCAAAATGACTGGCGTCTCCTATAAAAGCGGGCCCAATGCGATGACTGACCTCATAGGAGGACAGGTCAATATGTTCACCTCAGACTTTGGTGTTTCGCTTCCGCAGGTGCAGGCTGGAAAAATCCGTGGACTAGCTGTTACGTCACTAAAGCGCTCGCCTGCTATCCCCGAGTTACCCACTGTAAATGAAGCGCTTGGGATTAAAAACTATGAGTTGATTGCCTTCTTTGCAGCGTTTGGCCCCGCAGGCATGCCAAAGGATGCGGTCATCAAACTCAATAAAGCAATTAATGATGCAGCCAAGTCAAAAGATTTAGTTGAGCGACTTTCCACCATGGGATTTGAAACACAACCTGGCACTCCTGAAGCGCTTGGTCAAAAGATAAAACTAGAAACTGCTAAGTGGGCCAAGGCAATTAAAGAAGCAGGGATGGAGCCAGAATAA
- a CDS encoding 2OG-Fe dioxygenase family protein: protein MSTANLSSALTSAKDLPQAMRDEGFAVASAETVAEICKVDLSDLQNLTQYWEGLPRDPYLKDGGRYRARRHASYEIKNNALTLVPHRAHWQSVDYNALHGGIERWFEPIQVNLQNDPAWQAVLLGLGNTLSSLKPVTTWFVEAHQFRIDTTDGIGRPTPEGAHRDGVDFVAVFLLNRDGIKGGETRIFEANGSAGLRFTLTQPWSLLLMNDERMIHESTPIQPLGNYGYRDTLVLTFRSNGFQDSPNRSQQ from the coding sequence ATGAGTACAGCTAACCTATCCTCTGCTTTAACTTCGGCAAAAGACCTCCCTCAGGCCATGCGTGATGAGGGCTTTGCAGTCGCGTCAGCTGAAACTGTTGCAGAGATTTGTAAGGTTGATTTATCGGACTTGCAAAACCTGACTCAATATTGGGAGGGTTTACCGCGGGACCCTTACCTTAAGGATGGTGGTCGTTATCGCGCTCGTCGACATGCTAGTTATGAGATTAAAAATAATGCCTTAACTTTAGTGCCTCATCGCGCTCACTGGCAATCGGTTGACTACAACGCTTTGCATGGTGGTATCGAGCGCTGGTTTGAGCCTATTCAAGTAAATTTACAAAATGATCCTGCTTGGCAGGCTGTATTACTTGGTCTTGGAAATACCTTGAGCAGCTTAAAGCCAGTGACAACTTGGTTTGTAGAGGCCCATCAATTTCGGATTGATACTACGGATGGAATTGGTCGTCCAACTCCTGAGGGGGCTCATCGTGATGGCGTTGATTTTGTTGCTGTGTTTTTGCTAAATCGCGATGGTATTAAGGGTGGAGAGACGAGAATATTTGAGGCAAATGGCTCAGCAGGTTTGCGATTTACACTCACGCAGCCTTGGTCTTTATTGCTGATGAATGATGAGCGCATGATTCATGAATCTACTCCGATTCAGCCACTTGGCAACTACGGCTACCGAGATACTCTGGTGCTCACCTTTAGGTCTAATGGTTTTCAGGACTCTCCAAATCGCAGTCAACAGTAA
- a CDS encoding tripartite tricarboxylate transporter substrate binding protein, protein MNKKWSKLLGALIGVLIASSALAQAYPSKPVALVVPQAAGGTNDIVARLIAPAFGEALNTSIVVENRPGAGGNIGTQSVARSAKDGYTLLLTINSAQAINPALYKNPGFDPINDFVPLYYIGATPYVLVSPPGSPYKTLAEVVTAAKKRPGELSYASAGNGTISHLLGAMLNTSAGIDMQHIPYKGVAPAINDVLGGQVPLAFASLPSALNYIKAGKLQAIAISSAKRSSAAPEIPTIAETYPDCVGEVWVAMFAPIGTPPEVVKKIQAALDKMMARPDIREKLMAQGLDLSPVPPAKLSVLLKDELAKWIKIVKASGAQLD, encoded by the coding sequence ATGAATAAAAAATGGAGTAAGTTGCTAGGCGCCTTAATTGGAGTTTTAATTGCATCTTCAGCGCTCGCACAGGCTTATCCAAGTAAGCCGGTTGCATTGGTGGTTCCTCAAGCGGCTGGTGGAACCAATGACATTGTGGCGCGCTTGATTGCGCCTGCCTTTGGTGAGGCGCTCAATACTTCGATAGTGGTTGAGAATAGGCCTGGTGCAGGCGGCAATATCGGCACCCAAAGTGTGGCGCGTTCTGCAAAGGATGGTTATACCTTGCTGCTAACGATTAATAGCGCACAAGCTATTAATCCTGCCTTGTATAAAAACCCAGGCTTTGATCCGATCAATGACTTTGTTCCCCTGTATTACATTGGAGCAACACCCTATGTATTGGTTTCACCTCCAGGATCCCCTTATAAAACGCTCGCGGAAGTAGTTACTGCTGCTAAGAAGAGACCGGGTGAGCTCTCTTACGCCTCTGCTGGTAATGGCACCATCAGTCATTTGTTAGGTGCGATGTTAAATACTAGTGCTGGTATAGATATGCAGCACATTCCGTATAAAGGGGTTGCACCTGCAATTAATGATGTTTTAGGTGGCCAAGTGCCACTCGCATTTGCAAGTCTGCCGTCAGCCTTAAATTACATTAAAGCGGGTAAGCTGCAAGCTATTGCCATCAGTTCAGCAAAGCGCTCTAGCGCTGCACCAGAAATTCCGACGATCGCTGAAACGTATCCTGATTGTGTGGGTGAGGTATGGGTAGCCATGTTTGCCCCGATTGGAACCCCACCAGAGGTGGTTAAGAAAATTCAAGCAGCATTAGATAAGATGATGGCAAGACCAGATATCCGCGAAAAGCTAATGGCCCAAGGTTTAGACTTAAGCCCTGTACCACCAGCAAAGCTGAGTGTCCTTCTAAAGGACGAACTGGCTAAGTGGATCAAGATTGTGAAAGCATCGGGCGCCCAGCTCGATTAA
- a CDS encoding TAXI family TRAP transporter solute-binding subunit: MNSLKRQIYNPFAIAIGFCVLLISIFAVLWILVPPPSKVIEMATGFPTGLYYQFGERLKEEVASDGVTLNVKATGGTIDNLALLSDPKSGVNFAMVQGGVADVSKYPNLVSIAGMFYEPIWVWYREPAFKSEGGRLQVLGQLKGKRVAIGNEGSGTLALSTTLLNISGITENEIHAEKLKPDQALAKLNSGELDAVFIVAAAEAPVLKKFYEIPGIRLMSFDQADAYTRNLPYLSKVNVPRGLLSIQHDLPRQDIQVIAPTATLVTQDHVSPAMISLLLSASYDVLKSYSRLQKPGEFPSSAGMDFPLHADAEIYLKDGPSFLHRHLPFWTAVWVGRFVKIVIPLLVIFIPLFTYIPTAKNFLLRLKLAQVYAELRDLEKNAFNPDLKEKNFKDLEVIERRVNNIKVSMMDSKELYDLKGHVGDVRARLNHLYS; this comes from the coding sequence ATGAACTCCCTAAAAAGACAAATCTATAACCCTTTTGCGATTGCCATTGGTTTTTGTGTTCTGCTTATTTCTATTTTTGCTGTCTTATGGATACTGGTGCCACCCCCATCAAAAGTCATTGAGATGGCTACAGGCTTTCCAACAGGTCTTTACTACCAGTTTGGTGAACGCTTAAAGGAAGAGGTTGCTTCAGATGGTGTCACATTGAATGTGAAGGCTACAGGCGGCACGATTGATAACTTGGCCTTATTAAGTGATCCCAAGTCTGGCGTCAATTTTGCAATGGTCCAGGGTGGTGTTGCAGATGTTAGTAAGTATCCAAATTTAGTTTCTATTGCGGGCATGTTCTATGAGCCTATTTGGGTTTGGTATCGCGAGCCAGCATTTAAATCCGAAGGTGGCCGGTTGCAAGTTTTAGGTCAGCTCAAAGGTAAGCGTGTGGCCATTGGTAATGAAGGAAGTGGAACCTTAGCCTTGAGCACTACCTTGCTCAACATTAGCGGCATTACTGAAAATGAAATCCACGCTGAGAAACTGAAACCAGATCAGGCCTTAGCAAAACTTAATAGTGGTGAGTTAGATGCGGTATTTATTGTTGCTGCAGCCGAAGCCCCAGTTCTGAAAAAGTTTTATGAGATTCCAGGTATTCGTTTAATGAGTTTTGATCAGGCTGATGCATATACCCGCAATCTGCCGTATTTATCCAAGGTCAATGTCCCCAGAGGTCTTCTGAGTATTCAGCATGACCTGCCGCGTCAGGATATTCAGGTGATTGCGCCTACAGCTACTCTGGTGACGCAGGATCATGTTAGTCCAGCAATGATCTCTTTATTACTAAGCGCTTCCTATGATGTCTTGAAATCCTATTCCCGCCTACAAAAGCCAGGTGAGTTTCCTTCAAGCGCTGGTATGGATTTTCCTTTGCATGCTGATGCAGAGATTTATCTGAAAGATGGTCCTTCCTTTTTGCATCGCCATCTTCCTTTTTGGACGGCAGTTTGGGTAGGGCGCTTTGTCAAGATTGTGATTCCTTTGTTGGTGATCTTTATTCCGCTGTTTACTTATATTCCAACAGCTAAAAATTTCCTATTACGCCTGAAGCTTGCACAAGTATATGCAGAGCTTAGAGATCTTGAGAAGAATGCCTTTAATCCAGACCTAAAGGAAAAGAACTTTAAAGATCTTGAGGTCATTGAGAGACGGGTTAACAACATCAAAGTCTCTATGATGGACTCTAAGGAGTTATACGATCTTAAAGGGCATGTGGGCGATGTCCGCGCTCGCTTGAACCATCTGTATTCTTAA
- the ccmI gene encoding c-type cytochrome biogenesis protein CcmI encodes MMTSFFIAAFLLLVQVLFLLLRPFIFSGKGEETSRRQMNAAIYREELDKLVAEHAAGLINADEYEMSHAEMRQRLFQDTSEEDDRSVMGSSKKVVIGLCVFIVLLSSAMYFSLGDVIRIAQYNEQRPTTQAGVEKMVAEFALKMEKDPDNLKGWAMLARSYRILGRNQDAANAYARAGSFINDDPELLAEYADTLVSVSNGNFSGKPLALINQALKIDPNNLLALWLSGSASFAAQNYKAAVQAWERLANQLPPGSEEARAIQGSIAEARSKGGLTGTIASVGGSKGISGKIELSAELKSQVKPSDTVLVIARQPGERMPVAVLKVAVGDFPMNFALTDALAMNPNMPISKLSEVAIEVRISKTGMAKPEAGDLMSSVQTVKVGSNQVKLLINQVRQ; translated from the coding sequence ATGATGACTAGCTTTTTCATCGCCGCTTTTTTATTGCTTGTGCAGGTGTTGTTCTTGCTGCTTCGTCCATTTATCTTCTCAGGTAAGGGCGAAGAAACCTCTCGTCGCCAAATGAATGCTGCTATTTATCGCGAAGAGCTAGATAAGCTGGTCGCAGAACATGCGGCGGGCCTCATTAATGCAGATGAGTATGAAATGAGTCATGCAGAAATGCGTCAAAGACTTTTTCAGGACACCAGTGAAGAGGATGACCGCTCGGTGATGGGCTCCTCGAAGAAGGTAGTCATTGGCCTCTGTGTATTTATTGTGTTGCTTTCTTCTGCCATGTATTTTTCATTGGGTGACGTGATTCGTATTGCTCAATATAATGAGCAAAGACCAACCACTCAGGCTGGTGTTGAGAAGATGGTTGCTGAGTTTGCTCTGAAGATGGAGAAAGATCCAGACAATCTAAAGGGCTGGGCAATGTTGGCGCGCTCGTATCGAATTTTAGGGCGCAATCAGGATGCTGCTAATGCATATGCTCGTGCAGGTAGTTTTATTAATGACGATCCTGAACTCTTGGCTGAATATGCCGATACATTAGTATCCGTTTCCAATGGAAATTTCTCTGGTAAACCATTGGCACTGATTAACCAAGCACTAAAAATTGACCCTAATAATTTATTGGCTTTATGGTTATCAGGATCTGCCTCTTTTGCAGCGCAAAATTACAAGGCTGCTGTACAAGCTTGGGAAAGGCTTGCAAATCAATTGCCTCCTGGATCTGAAGAGGCGCGTGCAATTCAAGGATCCATTGCCGAGGCCCGTTCTAAGGGTGGGCTAACAGGCACTATCGCCTCTGTAGGTGGCTCAAAAGGGATCAGTGGCAAGATTGAGTTGTCGGCTGAGTTGAAGTCTCAGGTTAAGCCTAGCGATACCGTATTGGTGATTGCACGCCAACCTGGCGAGCGGATGCCGGTAGCTGTATTAAAAGTGGCCGTAGGTGATTTTCCAATGAATTTTGCTTTAACAGATGCATTAGCCATGAATCCAAATATGCCGATTTCTAAATTATCCGAAGTGGCTATTGAGGTGAGAATTTCTAAGACAGGAATGGCTAAGCCTGAGGCAGGAGATTTAATGTCTTCAGTACAAACTGTTAAGGTTGGCTCGAATCAAGTGAAACTATTGATTAATCAAGTACGGCAGTAA